The following proteins are encoded in a genomic region of Burkholderia pyrrocinia:
- a CDS encoding PhoH family protein, translating to MKTVQALEFTAPRDDNARLANLCGPLDENLRQIEQALDVTLARRGHRITIRGRGAKLALAALDNFYNRARDPLSVDDIQLALVEVRHTAGNGRQDAIDVRFRGDPDHPFDEPAGPLDDEALEEAAPKLYTRRADLRGRTPAQREYLKQILSHDVTFGIGPAGTGKTYLAVACAVDALERDQVKRIVLTRPAVEAGERLGFLPGDLAQKVDPYLRPLYDALYDLLGFDKTAKMFERQMIEIAPLAYMRGRTLNHAFIILDEAQNTTPEQMKMFLTRIGFGSKAVVTGDTSQVDLPRGHKSGLVEAQQVLGGVRGIALTRFTSADVVRHPLVARIVEAYDEFHAQHQDG from the coding sequence TTGAAGACCGTCCAAGCACTGGAATTCACCGCGCCGCGCGACGACAACGCGCGCCTCGCCAATCTCTGCGGCCCGCTCGACGAAAACCTGCGGCAGATCGAACAGGCGCTCGACGTCACGCTCGCACGACGCGGCCACCGGATCACGATCCGCGGGCGCGGCGCCAAGCTCGCGCTCGCCGCGCTCGACAACTTCTACAACCGCGCGCGCGATCCGCTGTCGGTCGACGACATCCAGCTCGCGCTGGTCGAAGTGCGCCACACGGCCGGCAACGGCCGCCAGGACGCGATCGACGTGCGCTTTCGCGGCGACCCCGACCATCCGTTCGACGAACCCGCCGGGCCCCTCGACGACGAAGCGCTCGAGGAAGCCGCGCCGAAGCTGTACACGCGGCGCGCCGACCTGCGCGGCCGCACGCCCGCGCAGCGCGAATACCTGAAGCAGATCCTGTCGCACGACGTGACGTTCGGCATCGGGCCGGCCGGCACCGGCAAGACCTACCTCGCGGTCGCCTGTGCGGTCGATGCGCTCGAGCGCGACCAGGTCAAGCGGATCGTGCTGACGCGCCCGGCCGTCGAGGCCGGCGAACGGCTCGGCTTCCTGCCGGGCGACCTCGCGCAGAAGGTCGACCCGTACCTGCGCCCGCTCTACGACGCGCTGTACGACCTGCTCGGCTTCGACAAGACCGCGAAGATGTTCGAGCGCCAGATGATCGAGATCGCGCCGCTCGCCTACATGCGCGGCCGCACGCTGAACCACGCGTTCATCATCCTCGACGAGGCGCAGAACACGACGCCCGAGCAGATGAAGATGTTCCTCACGCGGATCGGCTTCGGCTCGAAGGCGGTCGTGACCGGCGACACGAGCCAGGTCGACCTGCCGCGCGGCCACAAGAGCGGCCTCGTCGAGGCGCAGCAGGTGCTCGGCGGCGTGCGCGGCATCGCGCTCACGCGCTTCACGAGTGCGGACGTCGTACGCCATCCGCTCGTCGCGCGCATCGTCGAGGCATACGACGAATTCCACGCGCAGCACCAGGACGGCTGA
- the ybeY gene encoding rRNA maturation RNase YbeY: MKSSRSRKSGRAQSAAPESPRLSLFDAKGKARTVNAQGLRIDFPDGRSLMFDLSGSSGDAAVAIVAQHNDPAMRAKLALQPEHYDSVTLHVGAELAPREDEIENELREPELDLSVQYGDEITSDVRKTLPKRKLIAEWIEPALFASAQLTVRFVGEDEGRTLNDGYRHKDYPTNVLTFAYDAAPDGTVIGDLVLCCPVVEKEAHDQGKPLAAHYAHLLVHGALHAQGYDHETSDEDATEMEALEVDILAKLGFPNPYQ; encoded by the coding sequence ATGAAATCCTCCCGTTCTCGCAAGTCCGGGCGCGCCCAGTCCGCCGCGCCCGAATCCCCCCGTCTTTCGCTGTTCGATGCGAAGGGCAAGGCCCGGACCGTCAACGCGCAAGGGCTGCGGATCGACTTCCCGGACGGCCGCAGCCTGATGTTCGACCTGTCGGGCAGCTCGGGCGACGCGGCCGTCGCGATCGTCGCGCAGCACAACGATCCGGCGATGCGCGCGAAGCTCGCGCTGCAGCCCGAGCATTACGACAGCGTGACGCTGCACGTCGGCGCCGAACTCGCGCCGCGCGAAGACGAAATCGAAAACGAACTGCGCGAGCCGGAACTCGACCTGTCCGTGCAGTACGGCGACGAGATCACGAGCGACGTGCGCAAGACGCTGCCCAAGCGCAAGCTGATCGCCGAATGGATCGAGCCGGCGCTGTTCGCCAGCGCGCAGCTCACCGTGCGCTTCGTCGGCGAAGACGAAGGCCGCACGCTGAACGACGGCTACCGCCACAAGGACTACCCGACCAACGTGCTGACCTTCGCGTACGACGCGGCGCCCGACGGCACCGTGATCGGCGACCTCGTGCTGTGCTGTCCGGTCGTCGAGAAGGAAGCGCACGACCAGGGCAAGCCGCTCGCGGCCCACTACGCACACCTGCTGGTGCACGGCGCGCTGCACGCGCAGGGCTACGACCACGAGACGAGCGACGAGGACGCGACCGAGATGGAAGCGCTCGAAGTCGACATCCTCGCGAAGCTGGGCTTCCCGAACCCGTACCAGTAA
- a CDS encoding gamma-glutamylcyclotransferase, whose product MRNAAMLPSAYPPSIGDGRLLTDDELGASLAHTMRDWDGRQDLWLFGYGSLIWNPGLPTVAAVRGKVHGYHRGLYLWSRVNRGTPERPGLVLALDRGGSCSGIAFRLAGPTAQPHLETLWKREMPMGSYRPAWLPCSLENGERVNALAFVMRRDAPAYTGKLSDPVVKEVFGCAAGRYGTTLDYVSRTVDALRASGIPDRALEGLLARCR is encoded by the coding sequence ATGCGCAACGCCGCGATGCTCCCGTCCGCCTACCCGCCGTCGATCGGCGACGGGCGGCTGCTGACGGACGACGAGCTCGGGGCATCGCTCGCGCACACGATGCGCGACTGGGACGGCCGCCAGGACCTCTGGCTGTTCGGCTATGGCTCGCTGATCTGGAACCCGGGATTGCCGACCGTCGCCGCCGTGCGCGGCAAGGTGCACGGCTACCATCGCGGGCTCTATCTGTGGTCGCGCGTGAACCGCGGCACGCCCGAACGCCCGGGCCTCGTGCTCGCGCTCGATCGCGGCGGCTCGTGCTCGGGCATCGCGTTCCGGCTCGCGGGCCCGACCGCGCAGCCGCACCTCGAGACGCTGTGGAAGCGCGAGATGCCGATGGGTTCGTACCGGCCCGCGTGGCTGCCGTGCTCGCTCGAGAACGGCGAACGCGTGAACGCGCTCGCGTTCGTGATGCGCCGAGACGCACCGGCCTATACGGGCAAACTGTCCGACCCCGTCGTGAAGGAAGTGTTCGGCTGCGCGGCCGGCCGCTACGGCACGACGCTCGATTACGTGAGCCGCACGGTCGACGCGCTGCGCGCGAGCGGCATCCCCGATCGCGCACTGGAAGGGCTGCTCGCGCGATGCCGGTGA
- a CDS encoding HlyC/CorC family transporter, producing MNDSYPSRKPTDKPQEKRSLLERLTDFISPEPESRGELLEILQDAHERNLIDADSLSMIEGVFQVSDLCARDIMVPRAQMDAINIADKPEDFIPFVLEKAHSRYPVYEENRDNVIGVLLAKDLLRFYAEEEFDVRGMLRPAVFIPESKRLNVLLHDFRVNRNHLAIVVDEYGGVAGLITIEDVLEQIVGDIEDEYDFDEEAGNIIAGPDGRYRVRALTEIEQFNDVFGTDFPDDEVDTIGGLITHHFGRVPHRGEKLQLGNLVFEIQRGDARQVHVLLVRRNPLTSRRAETSHED from the coding sequence ATGAACGATTCGTATCCCAGTCGTAAGCCAACCGACAAACCGCAAGAAAAGCGCTCGCTGCTCGAGCGCCTGACCGACTTCATCTCGCCCGAGCCCGAATCCCGCGGCGAGCTGCTGGAAATCCTCCAGGACGCCCACGAACGCAACCTGATCGACGCCGATTCACTGTCGATGATCGAAGGCGTGTTCCAGGTATCCGACCTGTGCGCGCGCGACATCATGGTGCCGCGCGCACAGATGGACGCGATCAACATCGCCGACAAGCCCGAGGATTTCATCCCGTTCGTCCTCGAAAAGGCGCACTCGCGCTACCCCGTGTACGAGGAAAACCGCGACAACGTGATCGGCGTGCTGCTCGCGAAGGATCTGCTGCGCTTCTATGCCGAAGAGGAATTCGACGTGCGCGGGATGCTGCGCCCGGCCGTGTTCATTCCCGAATCGAAGCGCCTGAACGTGCTGCTGCACGACTTCCGCGTGAACCGCAACCACCTCGCGATCGTCGTCGACGAATACGGCGGCGTTGCGGGCCTGATCACGATCGAGGACGTGCTCGAACAGATCGTCGGCGACATCGAGGACGAATACGACTTCGACGAGGAAGCCGGCAACATCATCGCGGGGCCGGACGGCCGCTACCGGGTGCGCGCGCTCACCGAGATCGAACAGTTCAACGACGTGTTCGGCACCGATTTCCCCGACGACGAGGTCGACACGATCGGCGGCCTGATCACGCATCATTTCGGACGCGTGCCGCACCGCGGCGAGAAGCTGCAGCTCGGCAACCTCGTGTTCGAGATTCAGCGCGGCGATGCGCGCCAGGTTCATGTGCTGCTGGTGCGCCGCAACCCGCTCACCAGCCGTCGCGCCGAAACCTCGCACGAGGACTGA
- the lnt gene encoding apolipoprotein N-acyltransferase: protein MDDPIPSRPAGGFLAPAPGRALPRWHYPAALLAGAANTLSFAPTPHGGWLQLVVFVWFFAQLTRTSSWRGAALTGGAFGFGNFISGIWWLYISMHVYGEMAAPLAGGALVLFSLYLSLYPAFSAGLWSFCAGHAWHRRAPDPRPFSPTWHGAFAFASAWACGEWLRGTLFTGFPWLASGYPQVDGPFAGFAPVVGVYGIAWVLALFAALVVQALAAARSSPARESGASGNARVRIAAPAGIAVALVAAGLGLSQVTWTVPANAPLTVRLLQGNVKQDIKFEQEGIDAAIKMYQQMIVEKPADLIVTPETAIAVMIQELPEPFAVAIRKFSDTTGSAVLFGAVGASVTEDGRYVDYTNSLYGVTPHSRDIYHYDKHHLVPFGEFIPWGFRWFVDLMKMPLGDFARGAPVQKPFLVHNQPVMADICYEDLFGEEIAATIRDNPQPPGVLVNVTNLAWFGDTIALDQHLQIARMRSLETGRPMLRSTNTGMTAAIDAHGRVLGQLKPFTIGSLDVRIEGTSGFTPYVTSGNNIVLAVSFVLLAFGFTYGPGLRRRNGRKNGDDQPA, encoded by the coding sequence ATGGACGATCCGATCCCGTCCCGCCCGGCTGGCGGCTTTCTCGCGCCGGCGCCCGGCCGCGCGCTGCCACGCTGGCATTACCCGGCCGCACTGCTCGCCGGCGCGGCCAATACGCTCAGCTTCGCACCGACGCCGCACGGCGGCTGGCTGCAGCTCGTCGTATTCGTCTGGTTTTTCGCGCAGCTGACGCGCACGTCGAGCTGGCGCGGCGCCGCGCTCACGGGCGGCGCGTTCGGCTTCGGCAACTTCATCAGCGGCATCTGGTGGCTCTACATCAGCATGCACGTGTACGGCGAGATGGCCGCGCCGCTCGCGGGCGGCGCGCTCGTGCTGTTTTCGCTGTACCTGTCGCTGTACCCGGCGTTCTCGGCCGGGCTGTGGTCGTTCTGCGCGGGCCATGCGTGGCATCGCCGCGCACCCGACCCGCGGCCGTTCTCGCCGACCTGGCACGGCGCGTTCGCGTTCGCGAGCGCGTGGGCCTGCGGCGAATGGCTGCGCGGCACCCTGTTCACCGGCTTTCCGTGGCTCGCGAGCGGCTATCCGCAGGTCGACGGCCCGTTCGCGGGCTTCGCGCCGGTCGTCGGCGTGTACGGGATCGCCTGGGTGCTCGCGCTGTTCGCCGCGCTGGTCGTGCAGGCGCTCGCCGCCGCGCGCTCGTCGCCCGCGCGCGAAAGCGGCGCCAGCGGCAACGCACGCGTGCGCATCGCCGCGCCGGCCGGCATTGCCGTCGCGCTCGTCGCGGCCGGCCTCGGGCTGTCGCAGGTCACATGGACCGTGCCCGCGAACGCGCCGCTCACGGTACGGCTGCTGCAGGGCAACGTGAAGCAGGACATCAAGTTCGAGCAGGAAGGCATCGACGCGGCGATCAAGATGTACCAGCAGATGATCGTCGAGAAGCCGGCCGACCTGATCGTCACGCCGGAGACCGCGATCGCGGTGATGATCCAGGAGCTGCCCGAGCCATTCGCCGTCGCGATCCGCAAGTTCAGCGACACGACGGGCTCGGCCGTGCTGTTCGGCGCGGTCGGCGCGTCGGTGACCGAGGACGGCCGCTACGTCGACTATACGAACAGCCTGTACGGCGTGACGCCGCACTCGCGCGACATCTATCACTACGACAAGCACCACCTCGTACCCTTCGGCGAATTCATCCCGTGGGGCTTCCGGTGGTTCGTCGACCTGATGAAGATGCCGCTCGGCGATTTCGCGCGCGGCGCGCCGGTGCAGAAGCCGTTCCTGGTGCACAACCAGCCCGTGATGGCCGACATCTGCTACGAGGATCTGTTCGGCGAGGAAATCGCCGCGACGATCCGCGACAACCCGCAGCCGCCCGGCGTGCTCGTCAACGTGACGAACCTCGCGTGGTTCGGCGACACGATCGCGCTCGACCAGCACCTGCAGATCGCGCGGATGCGCTCGCTCGAGACGGGCCGGCCGATGCTGCGCTCGACCAACACGGGGATGACCGCCGCGATCGACGCGCACGGCCGCGTGCTCGGCCAGTTGAAGCCGTTCACGATCGGCTCGCTCGACGTGCGGATCGAAGGCACGAGCGGCTTCACGCCCTACGTGACGAGCGGCAACAACATCGTGCTCGCGGTGTCGTTCGTGCTGCTCGCGTTCGGCTTCACGTACGGGCCCGGGCTGCGTCGGCGCAACGGCCGGAAGAACGGCGACGACCAGCCGGCATGA
- the glyQ gene encoding glycine--tRNA ligase subunit alpha, producing MLTFQQIILTLQSYWDKQGCALLQPIDMEVGAGTSHVHTFLRAIGPEPWRAAYVQPSRRPKDGRYGENPNRLQHYYQYQVVLKPAPENILDLYLGSLAALGFDLKQNDVRFVEDDWENPTLGAWGLGWEVWLNGMEVTQFTYFQQAGGLDCKPVLGEITYGLERLAMYLQKVENVYDLVWTEWEEQGPSGPELRRLSYGDVYHQNEVEQSTYNFEHANVDLLFTFFNSYEAEAKRMIDAQLALPAYELVLKAGHTFNLLDARGAISVTERAAYIGRIRALSRLVAQAYYDSREKLGFPMLGNPPGVPGLTTDAQDAAQPAWAPPLKVERKIDQD from the coding sequence ATGCTTACGTTTCAGCAAATCATCCTGACGCTGCAGTCCTACTGGGACAAGCAGGGTTGCGCCCTGCTCCAGCCCATCGACATGGAAGTCGGCGCGGGCACGTCGCACGTCCACACGTTCCTGCGCGCGATCGGCCCCGAGCCGTGGCGCGCCGCATACGTGCAGCCGTCGCGCCGCCCGAAGGACGGCCGCTACGGCGAGAACCCGAACCGCCTGCAGCACTACTACCAGTACCAGGTCGTGCTCAAGCCGGCGCCGGAGAACATCCTCGACCTGTACCTCGGCTCGCTGGCAGCGCTCGGCTTCGACCTGAAGCAGAACGACGTGCGCTTCGTCGAGGACGACTGGGAAAACCCGACGCTCGGCGCGTGGGGCCTCGGCTGGGAGGTGTGGCTGAACGGGATGGAAGTCACGCAGTTCACGTATTTCCAGCAGGCCGGCGGCCTCGACTGCAAGCCCGTGCTCGGCGAAATCACGTACGGCCTCGAGCGCCTCGCGATGTACCTGCAGAAGGTCGAGAACGTGTACGACCTCGTGTGGACGGAGTGGGAAGAGCAAGGCCCGAGCGGTCCCGAGCTGCGCCGCCTGTCGTATGGCGACGTCTACCACCAGAACGAGGTCGAGCAGTCGACCTACAACTTCGAGCACGCGAACGTCGACCTGCTGTTCACGTTCTTCAACAGCTACGAAGCGGAAGCGAAGCGAATGATCGACGCGCAGCTCGCGCTGCCCGCGTACGAACTCGTGCTGAAGGCCGGCCACACGTTCAACCTGCTCGACGCGCGCGGCGCGATCTCGGTCACCGAACGCGCGGCATACATCGGCCGCATCCGTGCGCTGTCGCGTCTCGTCGCACAGGCTTACTACGACTCGCGCGAGAAGCTCGGCTTCCCGATGCTCGGCAACCCGCCGGGCGTGCCGGGCCTCACCACCGACGCCCAGGATGCCGCGCAACCGGCATGGGCGCCGCCGCTCAAGGTCGAACGCAAGATCGATCAGGACTGA
- the glyS gene encoding glycine--tRNA ligase subunit beta yields the protein MTHNHPAPLLVELLTEELPPKALARLGDAFAEGLAQRLAARDLVDGELVFERYATPRRLAVVVQNVRAVAPEKQVREKVLPVSVALDAEGKPTAPLAKKLAALGHPNLSIADLERAQDGKAEAFFVNYSAAGATLADGLQAALDETLAKLPIPKVMTYQRPDGSDVQFVRPVHRLTVLHDDRIVPVTAFGIDAGDTTLGHRFLSDGLVAIQHARAYADTLRDKGRVIAHFADRRETIRTQLNEHANGDTVVMPESLLDEVTSLVEWPVVYPCRFEDEFLQVPQECLILTMQTNQKYFALTDVGGKLRSRFLIVSNIETKAPGEIIEGNERVVRPRLADAKFFFEQDKKKPLADRVPQLANVVYHNKLGSALARVERLEALAGEIAPAIGADAAHAKRAARLAKADLLTDMVGEFPELQGTMGTYYARHDGEADDVALACAEHYQPRFSGDALPTTPVSTAVALADKLETIVGIWGIGLAPTGEKDPFALRRHALGVLRLLLEKQLPLDLVSLLRTAHARFEGVPGVAESTDAILAFFMDRLRGLLRERGYSAGEIEAVLSLNPTRVDDLVARLDAVREFTHLAEAEALAAANKRISNILKKSEGGANGAVQPTLLVEAAEKALHEQLTAVTPHVQSQLEARAYTGALSALAALRAPVDTFFNDVMVNADDPALRANRLALLSALHQQMNCVADISKLAA from the coding sequence ATGACGCACAATCATCCCGCTCCCCTGCTCGTCGAACTGCTGACCGAAGAGCTGCCGCCGAAGGCCCTCGCGCGCCTCGGCGACGCATTCGCCGAAGGTCTCGCGCAACGCCTCGCGGCGCGCGACCTCGTCGATGGCGAACTCGTGTTCGAACGCTACGCCACGCCGCGCCGCCTCGCCGTCGTCGTGCAGAACGTGCGTGCCGTCGCACCTGAAAAGCAGGTCCGCGAAAAGGTCCTGCCCGTGTCGGTCGCACTCGACGCCGAAGGCAAGCCGACCGCCCCGCTCGCGAAGAAGCTCGCGGCGCTCGGCCACCCGAACCTGTCGATCGCCGATCTCGAGCGCGCGCAGGACGGCAAGGCCGAAGCGTTCTTCGTCAACTATTCGGCAGCCGGCGCGACGCTCGCCGACGGCCTGCAGGCCGCGCTCGACGAAACGCTCGCGAAGCTGCCGATCCCGAAGGTCATGACCTACCAGCGCCCGGACGGTTCCGACGTGCAGTTCGTGCGCCCGGTGCATCGCCTGACGGTGCTGCACGACGATCGCATCGTGCCCGTCACCGCGTTCGGCATCGACGCCGGCGACACCACGCTCGGCCACCGCTTCCTGTCCGACGGCCTCGTCGCGATCCAGCATGCGCGTGCCTACGCCGACACGCTGCGCGACAAGGGCCGCGTGATCGCGCACTTCGCCGATCGCCGCGAAACGATCCGCACGCAGCTGAACGAGCACGCGAACGGCGATACGGTCGTGATGCCCGAATCGCTGCTCGACGAAGTGACGTCGCTGGTCGAATGGCCGGTCGTCTACCCGTGCCGCTTCGAGGACGAATTCCTGCAGGTGCCGCAGGAATGCCTGATCCTCACGATGCAGACGAACCAGAAGTATTTCGCGCTGACCGACGTCGGCGGCAAGCTGCGCTCGCGCTTCCTGATCGTGTCGAACATCGAGACGAAAGCCCCGGGCGAGATCATCGAAGGCAACGAGCGCGTCGTGCGCCCGCGCCTCGCCGATGCGAAGTTCTTCTTCGAGCAGGACAAGAAGAAGCCGCTCGCCGACCGCGTGCCGCAGCTCGCGAATGTCGTCTATCACAACAAGCTCGGTTCGGCGCTCGCGCGCGTCGAGCGCCTCGAGGCGCTGGCCGGCGAGATCGCGCCGGCGATCGGCGCCGACGCCGCGCACGCGAAGCGCGCCGCACGCCTCGCGAAGGCTGACCTGCTGACCGACATGGTCGGCGAGTTCCCGGAACTGCAGGGCACGATGGGCACGTACTACGCGCGCCACGACGGCGAAGCCGACGACGTCGCGCTCGCCTGCGCCGAACACTACCAGCCGCGCTTCTCCGGCGACGCGCTGCCGACCACGCCCGTGTCGACCGCCGTCGCGCTCGCCGACAAGCTCGAGACGATCGTCGGCATCTGGGGCATCGGCCTCGCGCCGACCGGCGAGAAGGATCCGTTCGCGCTGCGCCGCCACGCGCTCGGCGTGCTGCGCCTGCTGCTCGAGAAGCAGTTGCCGCTCGATCTCGTGTCGCTGCTGCGCACGGCCCATGCGCGCTTCGAAGGCGTGCCGGGCGTGGCCGAATCGACCGATGCGATCCTCGCGTTCTTCATGGATCGCCTGCGCGGCCTGCTGCGCGAGCGCGGCTATTCGGCCGGTGAAATCGAAGCCGTGCTGAGCCTGAACCCGACGCGCGTCGACGATCTCGTCGCGCGCCTCGACGCGGTGCGCGAATTCACGCACCTCGCGGAAGCCGAAGCGCTCGCGGCCGCCAACAAGCGGATCTCGAACATCCTGAAGAAGTCGGAGGGCGGCGCGAATGGCGCAGTGCAGCCGACGCTGCTGGTCGAGGCCGCCGAGAAGGCGCTGCACGAACAGCTCACGGCCGTGACGCCGCACGTGCAGTCGCAGCTCGAGGCGCGTGCGTACACGGGCGCGCTGTCGGCGCTCGCCGCGCTGCGCGCGCCGGTCGACACGTTCTTCAACGACGTGATGGTCAACGCGGACGATCCCGCGCTGCGAGCGAACCGCCTCGCGCTGCTGTCCGCACTGCACCAGCAGATGAACTGCGTCGCCGACATCTCGAAGCTCGCCGCGTAA
- the gmhB gene encoding D-glycero-beta-D-manno-heptose 1,7-bisphosphate 7-phosphatase, which translates to MPISPNRKLVVLDRDGVINVDSDAFIKTPDEWIALPGSLEAIARLNHAGYRVVVATNQSGIGRGLFDMATLNEMHLKMHRAAAAVGARIDAVFFCPHTAEDHCDCRKPKPGMMQMIAERFEIDPDHTPVVGDSLRDLQAGVAVGFQPYLVLTGKGKKTLAAGNLPPGTKVHDDLRAFALDFLSHEYE; encoded by the coding sequence ATGCCGATCAGCCCCAACCGAAAGCTCGTCGTCCTCGACCGGGACGGCGTGATCAACGTCGATTCGGATGCGTTCATCAAGACGCCCGACGAATGGATCGCGCTGCCCGGCAGCCTCGAGGCGATCGCCCGGCTCAACCACGCAGGCTATCGCGTGGTCGTCGCGACCAACCAGTCCGGCATCGGTCGCGGGCTGTTCGACATGGCCACGCTCAACGAGATGCACCTGAAGATGCATCGCGCGGCGGCCGCGGTCGGTGCGCGCATCGACGCGGTGTTCTTCTGCCCGCACACGGCCGAGGATCACTGCGACTGCCGCAAGCCGAAACCCGGCATGATGCAGATGATCGCCGAACGCTTCGAGATCGATCCCGATCACACGCCGGTCGTCGGCGATTCGCTGCGCGACCTGCAGGCCGGCGTCGCGGTCGGCTTCCAGCCGTACCTCGTGCTGACCGGCAAGGGCAAGAAGACGCTCGCCGCGGGCAATTTGCCGCCCGGCACGAAGGTCCACGACGACCTGCGCGCGTTCGCGCTCGATTTCCTTTCACACGAATACGAGTGA